A genomic window from Rhizobium sp. EC-SD404 includes:
- a CDS encoding acyl-CoA dehydrogenase family protein yields MADQSFLSWPFFEDRHRALAAELEAWCEKHLPVDHHDVDGACKALVKALGAAGFLRHSAIDPEGDGPLDVRSLAIIRETLARHDGLADFAFAMQGLGTGAISLFGTPEQKAWLSKTRAGDAISAFALSEPKSGSDVANMDMTARHDGDAYVLDGEKTWISNGGIADLYCVFARTGEAPGARGISAFVVPADTPGLTIAERIDVIAPHPLARLKFENCRIPAAALIGKPGDGFKIAMSVLDVFRSTVGAAALGFARRALDETVKRARERELFGAPLGDLQMVQGHIADMALDVDAAALLIYRAAWTKDMGAPRVTREAAMAKLYATDRAQSVIDKAVQIHGGDGVRKGSIVESLYREIRALRIYEGASDVQKVVIARQVMA; encoded by the coding sequence ATGGCCGACCAGTCCTTCCTCTCCTGGCCGTTCTTCGAGGACCGGCACCGCGCGCTCGCAGCCGAACTCGAAGCTTGGTGCGAAAAGCACCTGCCCGTCGATCATCACGATGTGGACGGCGCCTGCAAGGCGCTGGTCAAGGCACTCGGGGCCGCCGGCTTCCTGCGCCACTCGGCCATCGATCCTGAGGGCGATGGTCCGCTCGACGTGCGCTCGCTCGCCATCATCCGCGAAACGCTGGCACGCCACGACGGTCTCGCCGATTTCGCCTTTGCGATGCAGGGCCTCGGCACCGGCGCGATCTCGCTGTTCGGCACGCCCGAGCAGAAGGCCTGGCTTTCGAAAACCCGCGCGGGCGACGCGATCTCCGCCTTCGCCCTTTCGGAGCCGAAGTCGGGCTCGGACGTCGCCAACATGGACATGACGGCGCGCCATGACGGCGACGCCTATGTGCTCGACGGCGAGAAGACCTGGATTTCCAACGGCGGCATCGCCGATCTCTATTGCGTCTTCGCGCGCACCGGCGAGGCACCGGGCGCAAGAGGCATTTCGGCCTTCGTCGTGCCGGCCGACACGCCGGGCCTCACCATCGCCGAGCGGATCGACGTCATCGCGCCGCATCCATTGGCCCGCCTGAAATTCGAGAACTGCCGCATCCCCGCCGCCGCACTGATCGGCAAGCCGGGCGATGGCTTCAAGATCGCCATGTCGGTGCTCGATGTCTTCCGTTCGACCGTTGGCGCGGCGGCACTCGGCTTTGCACGCCGGGCGCTGGACGAAACGGTGAAGCGCGCCCGCGAGCGCGAACTTTTCGGCGCACCGCTGGGTGATCTGCAGATGGTGCAGGGCCACATCGCCGACATGGCGCTCGACGTCGATGCGGCGGCGCTCCTCATCTACCGCGCCGCCTGGACCAAGGACATGGGCGCGCCGCGGGTAACGCGGGAAGCGGCGATGGCCAAGCTTTACGCCACCGACCGGGCGCAATCGGTGATCGACAAGGCCGTGCAGATCCATGGCGGAGACGGCGTGCGCAAGGGCTCGATCGTCGAAAGCCTCTACCGCGAGATTCGTGCGCTGCGAATCTACGAGGGGGCGTCCGACGTGCAGAAGGTCGTCATTGCCAGACAGGTCATGGCCTGA
- a CDS encoding acetyl-CoA carboxylase carboxyltransferase subunit alpha, translated as MHNYLEFEKPISDLEGKIHELKKLGEEDESVDTADEIARLEARARDAMADIYAKLTPWQKTQVARHPARPHFFDYAKSLFTEFTPLAGDRKFSEDAAIQAGLARFRGTPVALIGQEKGHDTKSRIRHNFGSAKPEGYRKAIRIMEMADRFGLPIVTLIDTAGAYPGVGAEERGQAEAIARSTEMCLKVKVPIVSVIIGEGGSGGAIAIATGNRVYMLEHSIYSVISPEGAASILWRDSTKAKDAATSMRITAEDLKDLGIVDGIIPEPVGGAHREPEKAMAATGSVIADALKDLSALDGAGLVKDRRQKYLAIGRQH; from the coding sequence ATGCATAATTATCTCGAATTCGAAAAGCCGATCTCCGATCTCGAGGGCAAGATCCACGAGCTGAAGAAACTGGGCGAAGAGGACGAGAGCGTCGACACGGCCGATGAAATCGCACGGCTCGAGGCGCGCGCACGCGATGCAATGGCGGACATCTACGCGAAGCTCACGCCGTGGCAGAAGACGCAGGTCGCCCGTCACCCGGCGCGGCCACACTTCTTCGACTACGCGAAATCGCTCTTCACCGAATTCACGCCGCTCGCCGGCGACCGCAAATTCTCGGAGGACGCTGCGATTCAGGCGGGCCTCGCCCGCTTTCGTGGCACGCCCGTTGCTCTGATCGGTCAGGAAAAGGGCCACGACACCAAATCCCGCATCCGGCACAATTTCGGCAGCGCGAAGCCCGAAGGGTATCGCAAGGCGATCCGCATCATGGAAATGGCGGACCGCTTCGGTCTGCCGATCGTGACACTGATCGATACGGCGGGCGCCTATCCGGGCGTCGGGGCAGAAGAGCGCGGCCAGGCGGAAGCCATCGCTCGGTCCACCGAAATGTGCCTCAAGGTGAAAGTGCCGATCGTTTCGGTCATCATCGGCGAAGGCGGGTCGGGCGGCGCTATCGCGATCGCCACGGGCAACCGCGTCTATATGCTCGAGCACTCGATCTACAGCGTCATTTCGCCCGAAGGCGCCGCCTCGATCCTATGGCGCGACTCGACCAAGGCCAAGGACGCGGCAACCAGCATGCGGATCACGGCCGAAGACCTCAAGGATCTCGGCATCGTCGACGGCATCATTCCGGAGCCTGTCGGCGGCGCGCATCGCGAGCCGGAAAAGGCGATGGCCGCCACCGGCAGCGTGATTGCCGATGCGTTGAAGGACCTCTCGGCGCTCGACGGCGCCGGGTTGGTCAAGGATCGCCGCCAGAAATATCTGGCGATAGGCCGCCAGCACTGA
- a CDS encoding site-specific tyrosine recombinase XerD, with protein sequence MADLSAAHLEAFIEMMGVERGAADNTLTSYARDLDDAFAFLRDHKSSLTAATGPDLDAYLANIHGRGFAPASQARRLSTLRQFYGFLYSEGIRTDDPTANLQAPAKSQTLPKTMSMADVDRLIEQAEMEAGETGQTPFETCRRLRLLALLELLYATGMRVSELVALPASVVATRSDMLVIRGKGNKERLVPLTGRAQRAAERYRAALQATRVDEPRIGGAPDERWLFPADSESGYLARQVFARDLKALAGRAGLDTALVSPHVLRHAFASHLLANGADLRVVQELLGHADISTTQIYTHVLEERLHRLVQDHHPLAKRGKKQEENA encoded by the coding sequence ATGGCTGATCTCAGCGCGGCCCACCTGGAGGCCTTCATCGAAATGATGGGCGTGGAGCGCGGAGCTGCCGACAACACGCTGACCTCCTATGCACGGGATCTGGACGACGCCTTCGCCTTTCTCCGCGACCACAAATCCTCGCTGACAGCGGCGACCGGGCCGGACCTCGATGCCTATCTCGCCAACATCCATGGCCGGGGCTTCGCGCCCGCATCGCAGGCGCGGCGGTTGTCGACGCTGCGGCAGTTCTACGGGTTCCTCTATTCCGAGGGTATCCGGACCGACGATCCGACTGCGAACCTGCAGGCGCCCGCGAAAAGCCAGACCTTGCCGAAGACGATGTCGATGGCCGATGTCGACCGGCTCATCGAACAGGCGGAGATGGAAGCGGGAGAAACCGGCCAAACGCCGTTCGAGACCTGTCGCCGGCTGCGGCTGCTGGCGCTTCTGGAACTGCTCTACGCCACGGGCATGCGCGTCAGCGAACTTGTCGCGCTTCCCGCGAGCGTGGTGGCGACGCGCAGCGACATGCTGGTGATCCGCGGCAAAGGCAACAAGGAGCGCCTCGTGCCGTTGACCGGCCGGGCGCAGCGCGCGGCTGAGCGCTACAGGGCGGCCCTCCAAGCGACGCGCGTTGATGAGCCTCGCATCGGCGGAGCGCCTGACGAACGCTGGCTGTTTCCCGCCGATTCCGAAAGCGGCTATCTCGCGCGGCAGGTGTTCGCCCGCGATCTGAAGGCACTGGCCGGACGAGCCGGGCTCGATACCGCGCTCGTCTCGCCGCACGTGCTGCGTCACGCGTTTGCCAGCCATCTGCTCGCCAATGGCGCGGATCTGCGCGTCGTGCAGGAACTGCTCGGCCATGCCGACATCTCCACCACTCAGATCTATACTCACGTGCTGGAAGAGCGGCTGCATCGGCTTGTGCAGGACCATCACCCCCTTGCAAAGCGCGGCAAAAAACAGGAAGAGAACGCCTGA
- a CDS encoding AMP-binding protein, protein MQLGPTGHTDTFARDNLPPFDQWPEIDFSGFDYPDYLNAGVELTDRLVEKGFGDNVALIGNGRRRTYKELSDWTNRLAHALTEDYGVRPGNRVLIRSANNPAMVACWLAATKAGAVVVNTMPMLRAGELAKIVDKAEVSLALCDTRLMDELVACAKDSTFLQKVVGFDGTANFDAELDRVALDKPVRFDAVKTGRDDVALLGFTSGTTGEPKATMHFHRDLLIVADGYAREVLNVTPDDIFVGSPPLAFTFGLGGLAVFPLRFGAAATLLEKAAPPNMIEIIQKYRATVCFTAPTAYRAMLAAMEEGADLSSLRAAVSAGETLPAPVFDAWVKKTGKPMLDGIGSTELLHIFITNRFDDARAGSTGRPVTGYSAIVVDENMHEVPRGTVGKLAVKGPTGCRYLADDRQRDYVRDGWNVTGDSFTQDEEGYFHFAARSDDMIVSAGYNIAGPEVEAALLAHDDVAECAVIGVPDEERGTVVCAYVVVTSGVETDTVTAKRLQDHVKAVIAPYKYPRLVRFVDELPKTQTGKIQRFRLRAGH, encoded by the coding sequence ATGCAATTGGGACCGACGGGCCACACCGATACCTTCGCCCGCGACAACCTGCCCCCCTTCGATCAATGGCCTGAGATCGATTTCTCCGGCTTCGATTATCCGGATTATCTGAATGCCGGCGTCGAGCTCACCGATCGCCTGGTCGAAAAAGGCTTCGGCGACAATGTCGCGCTGATCGGCAACGGTCGCCGCCGCACCTACAAGGAACTGTCGGACTGGACGAACCGCCTGGCGCATGCGCTGACCGAGGATTACGGCGTCCGTCCCGGCAACCGCGTGCTGATCCGCTCGGCCAACAACCCCGCCATGGTGGCCTGCTGGCTTGCCGCGACGAAAGCCGGCGCCGTCGTCGTCAACACGATGCCGATGCTGCGCGCCGGCGAGCTGGCTAAGATCGTCGACAAGGCGGAAGTTTCGCTGGCGCTTTGCGATACTCGGCTGATGGACGAACTCGTCGCCTGCGCCAAGGACAGCACGTTTCTGCAGAAGGTCGTCGGTTTCGACGGCACTGCCAATTTCGATGCGGAACTGGACCGGGTCGCGCTCGACAAGCCGGTGCGCTTCGATGCGGTGAAGACGGGCCGTGACGACGTGGCGCTCCTCGGCTTCACCTCGGGCACCACGGGTGAGCCGAAGGCCACCATGCATTTCCACCGCGATCTGTTGATCGTCGCCGACGGCTACGCGCGCGAAGTCCTGAACGTCACGCCGGACGACATTTTCGTCGGTTCGCCGCCGCTTGCCTTCACTTTCGGCCTTGGCGGGCTGGCCGTGTTTCCGCTGCGCTTCGGCGCTGCCGCGACGCTGCTCGAGAAGGCAGCGCCGCCGAACATGATCGAGATCATCCAGAAGTACCGCGCGACCGTCTGCTTCACGGCGCCAACGGCCTATCGCGCCATGCTGGCGGCCATGGAGGAGGGTGCCGATCTGTCCTCGCTCCGCGCGGCGGTGTCGGCCGGCGAGACGCTTCCGGCTCCCGTCTTCGATGCGTGGGTCAAGAAGACCGGCAAGCCGATGCTCGACGGCATCGGATCGACCGAGCTCCTGCACATCTTCATCACCAACCGCTTCGACGATGCGCGCGCGGGATCGACCGGGCGCCCGGTGACCGGCTATTCGGCGATCGTGGTCGACGAGAACATGCATGAAGTTCCGCGCGGCACAGTGGGCAAGCTTGCCGTGAAGGGCCCGACGGGCTGCCGTTATCTCGCCGACGACCGCCAGCGCGATTACGTGCGCGACGGCTGGAACGTCACCGGCGACAGCTTCACCCAGGACGAAGAGGGCTATTTCCACTTTGCCGCCCGCTCCGACGACATGATCGTCTCGGCCGGTTACAACATCGCGGGGCCTGAGGTGGAAGCGGCGCTGCTCGCACATGACGATGTCGCCGAATGCGCTGTCATCGGCGTTCCGGACGAGGAGCGCGGCACGGTCGTCTGCGCCTATGTGGTCGTGACGTCGGGTGTCGAAACGGACACCGTCACGGCAAAGCGCCTGCAGGACCACGTGAAGGCGGTCATCGCCCCTTACAAATATCCCCGCCTCGTCCGTTTCGTGGACGAACTCCCGAAGACCCAGACCGGCAAGATCCAGCGCTTCAGGCTGCGCGCCGGCCACTGA
- a CDS encoding shikimate kinase encodes MTAASEASRQDLRRVAREAFGARNLVFVGLMGAGKSVIGKMVATALELPFVDSDAEIERVSQMTIAELFDLYGEPEFRALEARVIERLLKSGPRVLSTGGGAFINEKSRALIKEEAVSIWLKADLDVLWERVKKRDTRPLLKTAEPEQTLKTLMEKRYPIYAEADITINSRNVRKEVIVEETIAALAARAGEAAIS; translated from the coding sequence ATGACAGCGGCAAGCGAAGCGAGCCGGCAAGATCTCCGCCGCGTTGCGCGCGAAGCCTTTGGCGCGCGCAATCTCGTCTTCGTCGGCCTGATGGGCGCCGGCAAGTCTGTGATCGGCAAGATGGTTGCGACGGCGCTTGAATTGCCTTTCGTCGATTCCGATGCCGAGATCGAGCGCGTCTCCCAGATGACCATCGCCGAACTCTTCGATCTCTACGGCGAGCCGGAATTTCGGGCGCTCGAGGCGCGTGTGATCGAACGCCTGCTCAAATCGGGCCCGCGCGTTCTGTCCACCGGAGGCGGCGCCTTCATCAACGAGAAATCGCGCGCCCTGATCAAGGAAGAAGCCGTTTCGATCTGGCTGAAGGCGGACCTCGACGTTCTGTGGGAGCGTGTGAAGAAGCGCGACACACGGCCGCTCCTCAAGACCGCCGAGCCTGAGCAGACGCTCAAGACCTTGATGGAGAAGCGCTATCCGATCTATGCGGAAGCCGACATCACCATCAATTCCCGAAATGTCCGCAAGGAAGTGATCGTCGAGGAAACGATCGCCGCCCTTGCTGCCCGCGCCGGAGAGGCAGCGATTTCATGA
- the aroB gene encoding 3-dehydroquinate synthase, with translation MHQVEAGAGRRVQVPLGDRAYEIVIEPGALRTAGALIAKRLPKARVAIVTDATVAGFHLGLLQSALDEAGIGHETITLPAGEKTKSFEHLIDVVDAVLAARLERGDAIVALGGGVIGDLAGFAAGIVRRGMHFIQIPTSLLAQVDSSVGGKTGINSTHGKNLVGVFHQPSLVIADTAVLDTLSPREFRAGYAEVAKYGLIDKPDFFAWLEKNWRRVFEGGPERVEAIAVSCEAKAEVVVADERESGRRALLNLGHTFGHALEAATAYDGRRLVHGEGVAIGIVLAHAFSNRMNLASADDAARVSAHLKEVGLPTRLSDIPGDLPPAERLLDLMGQDKKVVRGRLTFILTRGIGQSFIADDVPPAEVLAFLKEKLAQ, from the coding sequence ATGCATCAGGTCGAAGCCGGCGCCGGTCGGCGCGTCCAGGTTCCGCTGGGCGATCGCGCGTATGAGATCGTCATCGAACCCGGAGCTTTGCGGACCGCGGGTGCGCTGATCGCCAAACGACTTCCGAAGGCGCGTGTGGCGATCGTCACCGATGCGACCGTCGCCGGTTTCCATCTCGGCTTGCTCCAATCCGCACTCGACGAGGCCGGGATCGGCCATGAGACGATCACGCTGCCAGCCGGCGAGAAGACCAAGAGCTTCGAGCATCTGATCGACGTCGTCGACGCGGTGCTCGCCGCACGGCTCGAGCGTGGCGACGCGATCGTCGCTCTTGGCGGTGGTGTCATTGGCGATCTTGCCGGTTTTGCAGCCGGCATCGTGCGCCGGGGCATGCATTTCATCCAGATCCCGACCTCGCTGCTCGCGCAGGTCGATAGTTCCGTCGGCGGCAAGACGGGCATCAATTCAACCCATGGCAAGAACCTGGTCGGCGTCTTCCATCAGCCGTCGCTGGTCATCGCCGATACGGCCGTGCTCGATACGCTATCGCCCCGCGAGTTTCGCGCAGGCTACGCCGAGGTCGCTAAATACGGACTGATCGACAAGCCCGACTTCTTCGCCTGGCTGGAGAAGAACTGGCGACGTGTGTTCGAAGGTGGACCCGAGCGCGTCGAGGCGATCGCGGTCAGCTGCGAGGCCAAGGCGGAGGTAGTCGTCGCCGACGAACGCGAGAGCGGCCGTCGGGCATTGCTCAATCTCGGTCATACATTCGGCCACGCACTGGAAGCCGCGACCGCCTATGACGGCCGTCGTCTGGTGCATGGCGAGGGCGTCGCCATAGGCATTGTGCTGGCGCACGCATTTTCCAACCGCATGAACCTCGCCAGCGCCGACGATGCCGCCCGCGTCTCGGCGCATCTGAAAGAGGTCGGGCTGCCGACGCGGCTCTCCGATATTCCGGGCGACCTGCCGCCTGCCGAACGCCTTCTCGATCTGATGGGGCAGGACAAGAAGGTCGTCCGCGGCCGGCTGACCTTCATCCTGACGCGCGGGATCGGCCAATCCTTCATCGCCGACGACGTACCGCCGGCGGAAGTTCTCGCATTTCTCAAGGAGAAGCTGGCGCAATGA
- a CDS encoding MarR family transcriptional regulator has protein sequence MSDQETAKALDSLEIAKPDAARQRLRVWLKLLKTQRQIEAVLRERLRVEYNTTLPRFDVLAALYRAEKGMKMSELSSELMVSNGNVTGIIERLVADGLVVRVSVENDRRAMLVRLTRKGQEDFASMAGVHRGWVNELLGGLDDDAARQLMALLGAAEPKLGETE, from the coding sequence ATGAGTGACCAGGAAACCGCCAAGGCCTTAGATTCTCTGGAAATCGCAAAGCCCGATGCCGCGCGCCAACGGCTGCGGGTCTGGCTGAAGCTTTTGAAAACGCAGCGCCAGATCGAGGCCGTTCTGCGCGAGCGGCTGCGGGTGGAATATAACACGACGCTGCCCCGCTTCGATGTGCTGGCCGCGCTCTACCGTGCCGAAAAGGGCATGAAGATGAGCGAATTGTCGTCCGAACTGATGGTCTCCAACGGCAACGTGACGGGGATTATCGAACGCCTTGTCGCCGATGGGCTCGTCGTGCGGGTCTCCGTCGAAAACGACCGCCGCGCCATGCTAGTGCGGCTGACGCGCAAGGGGCAGGAGGACTTCGCATCCATGGCCGGCGTCCACCGCGGCTGGGTGAACGAATTGCTCGGCGGGCTGGACGACGACGCTGCCCGCCAGCTGATGGCGCTTCTGGGCGCCGCCGAACCGAAATTGGGAGAGACTGAATGA
- a CDS encoding enoyl-CoA hydratase family protein, with translation MTAMKDLKPQHFEWEVDGTIARIRLSRPERKNPLTFESYAELRDTFRALTYADDVDVVVFLPNGGNFCSGGDVHDIIGPLTGMDMKGLLNFTRMTGDLVKAMLNCGKPIISAVDGVAVGAGAIITMASDIRIATPEAKTAFLFTKVGLAGCDMGACAMLPRQIGQGRAAELLYTGRSMSADEGERWGYYNRLVAAADLEKDAMDIASRIAAGPNFAHSITKTQLNHEWSMGLEQAIEAEAQAQAICMQTQDFHRAYHAFVAKQKPVFEGN, from the coding sequence ATGACCGCGATGAAGGATTTGAAGCCGCAGCACTTCGAATGGGAGGTGGACGGCACCATCGCGCGCATTCGCCTGTCGCGCCCCGAGCGCAAGAACCCGCTGACCTTCGAAAGCTATGCCGAACTGCGCGACACCTTCCGCGCCCTGACCTATGCCGACGATGTCGACGTTGTCGTCTTCCTCCCGAATGGCGGCAATTTCTGCTCCGGCGGTGACGTGCACGACATCATCGGCCCGCTGACCGGCATGGACATGAAGGGCCTGTTGAACTTCACGCGCATGACCGGCGACCTGGTCAAGGCGATGCTGAACTGTGGCAAGCCGATCATCTCTGCAGTCGATGGCGTGGCCGTCGGCGCCGGCGCGATCATCACGATGGCGTCCGATATCCGCATCGCGACGCCCGAGGCGAAGACGGCGTTTCTGTTCACGAAAGTCGGGCTCGCCGGTTGCGACATGGGCGCTTGCGCCATGCTGCCCCGCCAGATCGGCCAGGGCCGCGCCGCCGAACTGCTCTATACGGGCCGTTCGATGAGCGCGGACGAAGGCGAACGCTGGGGCTATTACAACCGCCTCGTGGCTGCCGCCGATCTCGAAAAGGATGCAATGGACATCGCGTCACGCATTGCAGCCGGCCCCAATTTCGCGCACTCGATCACCAAGACCCAGCTGAACCACGAATGGTCGATGGGGTTGGAGCAGGCGATCGAGGCGGAGGCCCAGGCGCAGGCGATCTGCATGCAGACACAGGATTTCCACCGCGCCTACCATGCCTTCGTGGCGAAGCAGAAGCCCGTGTTCGAGGGCAATTGA
- a CDS encoding RidA family protein, producing MSVTTLHPEGWAPAKGYANGMKATGTMIFVGGQIGWTADQVFETDDFVGQCEQALKNIRAVLEEGGAGPEHLVRLTWFVTDKQEYLAGLKDLGRVYRDVMGRNFPAMTMVQVTALVEDRAKVEIEATAVL from the coding sequence ATGAGCGTGACCACACTCCACCCTGAAGGCTGGGCGCCCGCCAAGGGCTACGCGAATGGCATGAAGGCGACAGGAACGATGATCTTCGTCGGAGGCCAGATCGGCTGGACGGCGGATCAGGTGTTCGAAACGGATGACTTCGTCGGCCAGTGCGAGCAGGCGTTGAAAAACATCCGCGCCGTTCTGGAAGAAGGTGGCGCCGGCCCCGAGCATCTCGTGCGCCTGACCTGGTTCGTCACCGACAAGCAGGAATATCTCGCCGGTCTCAAGGACCTCGGCCGCGTCTACCGCGATGTCATGGGCCGCAATTTCCCGGCCATGACGATGGTGCAGGTCACGGCGCTGGTCGAGGATCGTGCGAAAGTCGAGATCGAAGCGACCGCCGTTCTCTGA